One Methylobacterium sp. 77 DNA window includes the following coding sequences:
- the gltB gene encoding glutamate synthase large subunit, which translates to MNMAASVVAETVRNPIPATRDGVAPLVVRDQALPHAQGLYDPARERDACGVGFVADMHDRRTHAIVAQGLLILENIDHRGAVGADPKMGDGCGILTHIPHFLLKEECEGLGIALPEPGHYGVGQFFMPKDAEGRRIVEEIVEKVLHDEGLPFLGWRDVPVDPSDLGVRVKETEPHHKQVFIGRPAAILDEDAFERRLFTARKVISNKVYGLNDPRVKAYYPVSVSTRTIVYKGMVLVTQLGHYFKDLQDERYVSGLALVHQRFATNTFPTWQLSHPYRMVAHNGEINTLRGNVNWMAARQASVDSDLFGNDISKLWPISYEGQSDTACFDNALEFLVQGGYSLAHAMMMLIPEAWAGNPLMNEERKAFYEYHAALMEPWDGPAAVCFTDGRQIGATLDRNGLRPARYIVTDDGLVVLASEMGVLPIPDEKIIESWRLQPGRMLLIDLEKGRIISDEEIKSELAAANPYAQWVKNTQIVLEDLKPVIPRASRSDVSLLDRQQAFGYSQEDLKLLMAPMAVTGQEAVGSMGTDTPLSALSDKPKPLYTYFKQNFAQVTNPAIDPIREEAVMSLVSFIGPRPNILDMEGASRKKRLEVRQPILTNGDLEKIRSISHFEDRFDTKTLDMTFLAEAGAVAMEGAVDRLCDRAEAAVRGGYNIIILTDRGVGPDRIAIPALLATAAVHNYLIRKGLRTSVGLVVESGEPREVHHFACLAGYGAEAINPYLAFETVIAMKDEFPPDLTDDEIVYRYIKSIDKGLLKVMSKMGISTYQSYCGAQIFDAIGLNSSFVARDFFGTKTTIEGIGMAEVAEETARRHADAFGDAPVYRHALDVGGEYAYRLRGESHTWTPDSVATLQHAVRLGLPDRYREFAKLVNEQENYLKTIRGLFRIKQAAELGRAPVDISEVEPAVDIVKRFATGAMSYGSISKEAHETLAIAVNSFGGRSNSGEGGEEVERFKPMADGRSRRSAIKQVASGRFGVTTEYLVNADMMQIKVSQGAKPGEGGQLPGHKVDAKIAKVRYATPGVGLISPPPHHDIYSIEDLAQLIFDLKNVNPAADVSVKLVSEVGVGTVATGVAKARADHITISGFDGGTGAAPLTSIKHAGGPWETGLAETQQTLVLSHLRGRVVLQADGGIRTGRDVLVAALLGADQYGFSTAPLIAAGCIMMRKCHLNTCPVGVATQDPVLRKRFKGTPEHVVNYFFFVAEELRELMATMGFTKLEDLIGRSDFLDTLEVINHWKARGLDFSKLFHRPDVGPDVAIRHTEKQKHPIDKVLDRRLIEGAKSAIETAEPVVLNDVIRNSDRTAGAMLSGVIAKRYGHEGLPDDTITVNLAGTAGQSFGAWLAAGVTVVLTGHANDYVGKGLSGGKLIIRPSDALRSPGGRTIMAGNTVLYGAIAGECYIRGSAGERFAVRNSGAITVVEGMGDHGCEYMTGGVVVSIGETGRNFAAGMSGGIAYVLDADGSFAARCNLSMVDLEPVEEEDDVMRRFHQDGDLETKGRVDILADMSGHDEERLSQLITNHLKYTGSPRAKAILEDWAGYRTKFVKVMPVEYRRALREMEMARMPVAAE; encoded by the coding sequence ATGAACATGGCCGCATCTGTGGTTGCCGAGACCGTCCGGAACCCGATCCCCGCCACGCGGGACGGCGTCGCTCCGCTCGTCGTCCGTGATCAGGCGCTTCCGCACGCGCAGGGCCTCTACGATCCCGCCCGCGAGCGCGATGCCTGCGGCGTCGGCTTCGTCGCGGACATGCATGACCGGCGCACTCACGCCATCGTCGCGCAGGGCCTGCTCATCCTCGAGAATATCGACCATCGCGGCGCCGTCGGCGCCGATCCGAAGATGGGCGACGGCTGCGGCATCCTCACCCACATTCCGCATTTTCTCCTGAAGGAGGAGTGTGAGGGACTCGGCATCGCCCTTCCGGAGCCGGGCCATTACGGTGTCGGCCAGTTCTTCATGCCCAAGGACGCGGAAGGTCGCCGCATCGTCGAGGAGATCGTCGAGAAGGTCCTGCACGATGAGGGGCTTCCCTTCCTCGGCTGGCGCGACGTTCCCGTCGATCCGAGCGATCTCGGCGTGCGCGTCAAGGAGACGGAGCCGCATCACAAGCAGGTCTTCATCGGCCGCCCTGCCGCGATCCTGGACGAGGACGCGTTCGAGCGCCGTCTGTTCACCGCACGCAAGGTCATCTCGAACAAGGTCTATGGCCTCAACGACCCGCGGGTGAAGGCCTACTATCCCGTCTCGGTCTCGACCCGGACCATCGTCTACAAGGGCATGGTTCTGGTCACGCAGCTCGGCCATTACTTCAAGGACCTGCAGGACGAGCGCTACGTCTCCGGCCTCGCCCTCGTGCACCAGCGCTTCGCCACCAACACCTTCCCGACCTGGCAGCTGTCGCACCCCTACCGGATGGTCGCCCATAACGGGGAGATCAACACGCTGCGCGGCAACGTGAACTGGATGGCCGCGCGTCAGGCCAGCGTCGATTCCGACCTGTTCGGCAACGACATCTCGAAGCTCTGGCCGATCTCCTACGAGGGCCAGTCGGACACCGCCTGTTTTGACAACGCGCTCGAATTCCTCGTGCAGGGCGGGTACTCGCTCGCCCACGCCATGATGATGCTGATCCCCGAGGCCTGGGCCGGCAATCCGCTCATGAACGAGGAGCGCAAGGCGTTCTACGAGTACCATGCCGCGCTGATGGAGCCGTGGGACGGCCCTGCCGCCGTCTGTTTCACCGACGGTCGCCAGATCGGCGCGACCCTCGACCGCAACGGCCTGCGTCCAGCCCGCTACATCGTCACCGATGACGGCCTCGTCGTGCTCGCCTCCGAGATGGGCGTGCTCCCGATTCCCGATGAGAAGATCATCGAATCCTGGCGCCTGCAGCCGGGCCGCATGCTGCTCATCGACCTGGAGAAGGGCCGCATCATCTCCGACGAGGAGATCAAGAGCGAGCTCGCAGCGGCCAATCCCTACGCTCAATGGGTCAAGAACACCCAGATCGTGCTGGAGGACCTGAAGCCCGTCATCCCGCGCGCCTCGCGCTCCGACGTGTCGCTGCTCGATCGGCAGCAGGCATTCGGCTACAGCCAGGAAGACCTCAAGCTGCTGATGGCGCCCATGGCCGTGACCGGCCAGGAGGCGGTCGGCTCGATGGGAACCGACACGCCGCTCTCGGCCCTCTCCGACAAGCCGAAGCCGCTCTACACCTATTTCAAGCAGAACTTCGCGCAGGTCACCAATCCGGCGATCGACCCGATCCGCGAGGAGGCCGTGATGAGCCTCGTCTCGTTCATCGGGCCGCGGCCTAACATCCTCGATATGGAAGGCGCCTCGCGCAAGAAGCGCCTCGAAGTCCGTCAGCCGATCCTGACCAACGGCGACTTGGAGAAGATCCGTTCGATCTCCCATTTCGAGGACCGTTTCGACACCAAGACCCTCGACATGACCTTCCTGGCCGAGGCCGGAGCCGTGGCCATGGAGGGCGCGGTCGACCGGCTCTGCGACCGGGCCGAGGCGGCGGTGCGCGGCGGCTACAACATCATCATCCTGACCGACCGCGGCGTCGGCCCGGACCGCATCGCCATCCCGGCCCTATTGGCCACGGCAGCGGTGCATAACTACCTGATCCGCAAGGGGCTTCGCACCTCGGTCGGTCTCGTGGTCGAATCCGGCGAGCCGCGCGAAGTGCATCACTTCGCCTGCCTCGCAGGCTACGGCGCCGAGGCGATCAATCCCTATCTCGCCTTCGAGACCGTGATCGCGATGAAGGACGAGTTCCCGCCCGACCTCACCGACGACGAGATCGTCTATCGCTACATCAAGTCGATCGATAAAGGCCTGCTCAAGGTCATGTCCAAGATGGGCATCTCGACCTATCAATCCTATTGCGGCGCCCAGATCTTCGACGCGATCGGCCTCAACTCGAGCTTTGTCGCCCGCGATTTCTTCGGCACCAAGACGACCATCGAAGGCATCGGCATGGCCGAGGTGGCGGAAGAGACCGCTCGGCGTCACGCCGATGCATTCGGCGATGCGCCGGTCTATCGCCATGCCCTCGATGTCGGTGGCGAATATGCCTACCGCCTGCGCGGCGAGAGCCATACCTGGACGCCGGATTCGGTGGCCACTCTCCAGCACGCCGTGCGGCTCGGCCTCCCCGATCGCTACCGCGAGTTCGCCAAGCTAGTGAACGAGCAGGAAAACTACCTCAAGACCATCCGTGGCCTGTTCCGCATCAAGCAGGCGGCCGAGCTCGGCCGGGCTCCGGTGGACATTTCCGAGGTCGAGCCGGCGGTCGATATCGTCAAGCGTTTCGCCACGGGTGCGATGTCCTACGGCTCCATCTCGAAGGAGGCGCACGAGACGCTCGCCATCGCGGTGAACTCGTTCGGAGGCCGCTCGAATTCCGGTGAGGGCGGCGAAGAGGTCGAGCGGTTCAAGCCGATGGCCGACGGTCGTTCGCGCCGTTCGGCGATCAAGCAGGTGGCGTCCGGCCGCTTCGGCGTGACGACGGAATATCTCGTCAACGCCGACATGATGCAGATCAAGGTTTCGCAGGGCGCCAAGCCCGGCGAGGGCGGCCAGCTGCCGGGTCACAAGGTCGACGCCAAGATCGCCAAGGTCCGCTACGCCACCCCAGGCGTCGGCCTGATCTCGCCGCCGCCGCACCACGACATCTACTCGATCGAAGATCTCGCCCAGCTGATCTTCGACCTGAAGAACGTGAACCCGGCCGCCGACGTCTCGGTGAAGCTCGTCTCGGAAGTCGGTGTCGGCACGGTCGCCACCGGCGTCGCCAAGGCGCGCGCCGACCACATCACGATTTCAGGGTTCGACGGCGGCACCGGTGCCGCTCCGCTGACCTCGATCAAGCATGCGGGCGGGCCCTGGGAGACCGGTCTCGCCGAGACACAGCAGACCCTGGTGCTGAGCCACCTGCGCGGTCGTGTCGTGCTGCAGGCCGATGGTGGCATCCGCACCGGTCGCGACGTTCTCGTCGCGGCCCTCCTCGGCGCCGATCAGTATGGCTTCTCGACCGCGCCGCTCATCGCGGCCGGCTGTATCATGATGCGCAAGTGCCACCTCAACACCTGTCCGGTGGGCGTGGCGACGCAGGATCCCGTCCTGCGCAAGCGCTTCAAGGGCACGCCGGAACACGTGGTCAACTACTTCTTCTTCGTGGCGGAGGAGCTGCGCGAGCTGATGGCGACGATGGGCTTCACCAAGCTCGAGGACCTGATCGGCCGCTCCGACTTCCTCGACACGCTGGAGGTCATCAACCACTGGAAGGCGCGCGGGCTCGATTTCTCGAAGCTGTTCCACCGGCCCGACGTCGGTCCCGACGTGGCCATCCGTCATACCGAGAAGCAGAAGCATCCGATCGACAAGGTGCTCGACCGCCGCCTGATCGAGGGCGCCAAGTCGGCGATCGAAACCGCCGAACCGGTGGTGCTCAACGATGTCATCCGAAACTCGGACCGCACGGCGGGTGCGATGCTCTCGGGCGTCATCGCCAAGCGCTACGGCCACGAGGGTCTGCCCGACGACACCATCACGGTGAACCTCGCCGGCACGGCCGGACAGAGCTTCGGGGCGTGGTTGGCGGCCGGTGTCACGGTTGTCCTGACCGGCCATGCCAACGATTACGTCGGCAAGGGCCTGTCGGGCGGTAAGCTGATCATCCGCCCGAGCGATGCGTTGAGGTCGCCCGGTGGCCGGACGATCATGGCCGGCAATACGGTCCTGTACGGGGCGATCGCGGGCGAGTGCTATATCCGAGGCTCGGCCGGTGAGCGTTTCGCCGTGCGCAACTCGGGCGCCATCACCGTGGTCGAGGGCATGGGCGACCATGGCTGC
- a CDS encoding formate dehydrogenase subunit delta, with protein MSALTTNDKLVRMANQIASFFRSYPDDEAVAGIHKHIVAFWTPKMRRALEAHGPTEGSGLDPLALQAITSTHHECNSPIRASTSDPHLQGAGASDAG; from the coding sequence ATGAGCGCCCTGACCACCAACGACAAGCTCGTCCGCATGGCGAACCAGATCGCCAGCTTCTTCAGGTCCTATCCGGATGACGAGGCCGTCGCCGGCATCCACAAGCACATCGTGGCGTTCTGGACGCCGAAGATGCGTCGTGCCCTGGAAGCCCATGGCCCCACCGAGGGAAGCGGTCTCGATCCGCTGGCGCTACAGGCGATTACGTCGACCCATCACGAGTGCAACAGCCCGATCCGCGCGTCCACCAGCGATCCGCACCTCCAGGGTGCCGGTGCCAGCGACGCCGGCTGA